Proteins from a genomic interval of Pseudomonas anuradhapurensis:
- a CDS encoding DsbA family oxidoreductase gives MKLLLSVEVFFDFVCPWCLIGQRHLQAALLLLQRERPQVRVHLQWRGVQLLPGLPASGLPFHAFYLQRLGSEEAVRERQAQVRAAACVVGEDIDFSRIRRMPNTGNAHRLLQRAAGLLDAARQEALLAQLFIAYFHQGRDLGDSRVLLDIAQRCGLEAAQVAGCLRDDGSPFLDGAGRAGSSVPRFRVNQEPLIAGAQPAEVLFAAMTDALQQVERA, from the coding sequence GTGAAGCTATTGTTATCCGTCGAAGTGTTCTTCGATTTTGTGTGTCCGTGGTGTCTGATTGGCCAGCGGCACCTGCAGGCTGCGCTGTTGCTGTTGCAGCGCGAACGGCCACAGGTGCGCGTGCACTTGCAATGGCGCGGGGTGCAGTTGTTGCCTGGCTTGCCAGCCAGTGGCCTGCCGTTCCATGCGTTCTACCTGCAGCGCCTGGGCAGCGAGGAGGCGGTACGCGAGCGCCAGGCCCAGGTGCGTGCTGCCGCCTGCGTGGTCGGCGAGGACATCGACTTCTCGCGTATTCGTCGCATGCCCAATACCGGCAATGCCCACCGGCTACTGCAACGGGCCGCCGGGTTGCTGGACGCAGCGCGACAGGAAGCGTTGCTGGCGCAATTGTTCATTGCCTATTTCCACCAGGGCCGCGACCTGGGGGATAGCCGCGTCCTGCTCGACATCGCCCAGCGTTGCGGGCTGGAAGCGGCGCAGGTAGCCGGTTGCCTGCGTGACGATGGCAGTCCGTTCCTTGATGGGGCAGGGCGCGCAGGCAGCAGCGTGCCGCGTTTTCGCGTCAACCAGGAGCCGCTGATTGCTGGCGCCCAGCCTGCCGAGGTGCTGTTCGCCGCCATGACAGACGCGTTGCAACAGGTCGAACGGGCATGA
- a CDS encoding Rieske (2Fe-2S) protein, with translation MSRRIAVGPGQVPQRNGRVLLTCEGRSVALFNVADALYAIDDSCPHQGASLCGGRLEGRVIQCCAHGLRFDLASGYLVNSRALKVTSYPVEQQGGQVYIVFDNEEAGR, from the coding sequence ATGAGCCGGCGTATTGCAGTAGGTCCCGGCCAGGTACCGCAACGTAACGGTCGTGTACTGCTGACCTGTGAAGGCCGCAGCGTGGCGCTGTTCAACGTTGCCGACGCGCTCTATGCCATCGATGACAGTTGCCCGCACCAGGGCGCGTCGTTGTGCGGTGGGCGGCTCGAAGGCCGGGTCATCCAGTGCTGCGCGCATGGCTTGCGGTTTGACCTGGCCAGCGGCTACCTGGTCAATTCCAGGGCGCTGAAGGTCACCAGCTACCCGGTCGAGCAGCAGGGCGGGCAAGTCTACATCGTGTTCGACAACGAGGAGGCTGGGCGATGA
- a CDS encoding YeiH family protein, which yields MITLALSATQQRIRTLAPGVVVSLIVGAAASFLSEHYAAPVMLFALLLGMALNFLAVDGPCKAGIEFTARTVLRLGVALLGMRITLDQIASLGWKPVALVVSLVVVTILAAVVVAKALGFSRLFGLLTGGATAICGASAALALAAALPQHPRKEHATLFTVIGVSALSTLAMILYPMIAQWLHLSPGQAGVFLGATIHDVAQVVGAGYSLSTETGDIATVVKLMRVAMLLPVIVCAAMITRHQGLEAGGQRPPLLPWFAVGFLLLACVNSTGWVPAAVQGGINELSRGCLVVAISALGMKTQLKALASVGFKPIALMVGESVFLVLLVLALMHVGLQPSA from the coding sequence ATGATTACTCTGGCACTGAGTGCTACCCAGCAACGTATCCGCACGCTTGCCCCCGGGGTGGTGGTCAGCCTGATCGTCGGTGCCGCGGCCAGTTTTCTCAGCGAACACTATGCAGCGCCGGTCATGCTGTTTGCCCTGTTACTGGGGATGGCACTGAACTTTCTGGCGGTCGATGGTCCCTGCAAGGCCGGCATCGAATTTACCGCCCGCACGGTACTGCGCCTGGGTGTGGCCTTGCTCGGCATGCGCATCACCCTGGACCAGATCGCCAGCCTGGGCTGGAAACCGGTGGCCCTGGTGGTTAGTTTGGTGGTGGTAACGATCCTGGCCGCGGTAGTGGTGGCCAAGGCGCTGGGCTTTTCACGGCTGTTCGGCCTGCTTACCGGCGGTGCGACGGCCATTTGTGGCGCCTCGGCGGCGCTGGCGCTGGCCGCCGCCTTGCCCCAGCACCCGCGCAAGGAGCATGCGACGCTGTTCACCGTGATCGGCGTTTCAGCGCTGTCGACCCTGGCGATGATCCTGTACCCGATGATTGCCCAGTGGCTGCACTTGTCCCCCGGGCAGGCCGGGGTCTTCCTTGGCGCGACGATCCACGATGTGGCGCAGGTGGTGGGGGCGGGCTACAGCCTGTCTACCGAGACCGGCGACATTGCCACAGTGGTCAAGCTGATGCGGGTGGCGATGCTGTTGCCGGTCATTGTCTGCGCGGCCATGATTACCCGCCACCAGGGCCTTGAAGCAGGTGGTCAGCGGCCACCCTTGCTGCCCTGGTTTGCGGTCGGCTTCCTGCTTCTGGCCTGCGTCAACAGCACAGGGTGGGTGCCAGCGGCGGTGCAGGGCGGCATCAATGAGCTATCGCGTGGCTGCCTGGTGGTGGCGATCAGTGCCCTGGGTATGAAGACCCAGCTCAAGGCGCTGGCCTCGGTCGGCTTCAAACCCATTGCACTGATGGTCGGGGAGAGCGTGTTTCTGGTGCTGTTGGTGCTGGCGCTGATGCACGTGGGGCTGCAACCTTCCGCCTGA